One genomic window of Gimesia chilikensis includes the following:
- a CDS encoding amidohydrolase family protein, whose protein sequence is MQSMNRRHFLKSASAGIVAAQTGLSWAAAEKSQELLPQKVVDTHTHFYDPSRPEGVPWPPKNSSLYRTVLPEDFVALKKYQPVNATVVVEASKLVEDNQWILDVAKDNPVIIGFVGRLTPGDPQFRQQLKRFAKNPIYKGIRVNHNLVEPGLSQPRFIDDLKFMADKGLQVDLNGGPVTLDAARKVAQQVPDLRIIVDHIGNVVIKGDEIDPDWRRYMEALADQKQVFIKISALVEGASRHRPNDVPSDVDYYRPTLDVIWNQIGVDRMIFGSNWPVSERAADYVTLQKILVDYLQDKGQAALDKVFWQNSKVAYRWDKYPGE, encoded by the coding sequence ATGCAATCCATGAATCGTCGTCACTTCCTGAAATCGGCTTCTGCAGGCATTGTCGCTGCTCAGACTGGTCTAAGCTGGGCTGCTGCGGAGAAATCACAGGAACTACTGCCTCAGAAGGTCGTCGATACCCACACCCACTTCTACGATCCCAGCCGTCCCGAGGGCGTTCCCTGGCCCCCAAAGAATTCATCGCTCTACCGGACCGTCCTTCCTGAAGACTTCGTGGCGCTGAAGAAGTACCAGCCGGTCAATGCGACGGTGGTCGTGGAGGCCAGTAAACTGGTCGAAGACAACCAGTGGATCCTCGATGTCGCGAAAGACAACCCGGTGATTATCGGCTTCGTCGGACGTCTGACTCCCGGCGATCCCCAGTTTCGTCAGCAACTGAAACGGTTTGCTAAAAACCCGATCTACAAAGGCATCCGCGTGAATCATAACCTGGTCGAACCAGGACTCTCCCAACCCCGCTTCATCGACGATCTGAAATTCATGGCCGACAAGGGCCTGCAGGTCGATCTCAACGGCGGCCCAGTGACTCTGGATGCAGCCCGCAAGGTCGCCCAACAGGTTCCCGACCTGCGAATCATTGTTGACCACATCGGCAACGTCGTGATCAAGGGGGACGAAATCGATCCCGACTGGCGGCGTTACATGGAAGCACTGGCCGATCAGAAGCAGGTCTTCATCAAGATCTCTGCCCTGGTGGAAGGTGCCTCGCGTCATCGTCCAAATGATGTCCCCTCAGATGTGGATTATTACCGTCCGACACTGGATGTCATCTGGAACCAGATTGGTGTCGACCGCATGATCTTCGGCAGTAACTGGCCCGTCTCCGAACGGGCCGCCGACTATGTAACGCTACAGAAAATACTGGTCGATTATCTGCAGGACAAAGGGCAGGCAGCCCTCGATAAAGTCTTCTGGCAGAACTCCAAAGTCGCCTATCGCTGGGATAAATATCCGGGGGAATGA
- a CDS encoding glycosyltransferase — protein sequence MRLFKPGPIPDGKSLDLSVIIPTYNRAERLSRLLSAWLEVDAFTSVSYELIFSDDGSEDQTRAILKSYQQQLPIQILENQHAGPASARNSGIAAARGQRLLFLGDDIYPAANLLDVHDSLGRRLGKQVAILGKVDWHPEQEQNHLIRHITEIGHEQFSYSVLPENSYTDFRHFYTCNVSVSREMLATENIKFDTRFYKVNFEDIELAYRLSKRGMKIYYAPSACALHFHEYDVRRFSRRQETAGEMARVFVELHPEIDDLLRVSELICQYHDFQQTAFSDPLPRPQLPDVLSKCEQFEADLKMNPEDAHKRKLLSILYSQLFKLKFSAGVLSGDNFSDRSRVEQFLYDRYFGRDYCNQLCGLTISTEYDTRERNWFHLLQSYFRLLHYRLIPFSLGELGELISDSVRQESGELLAQPDLKQLALNQTREYLRQFSLLRRTYQRIRRLSLRRIRLKIRLAQPTDHEFPRVAIISAVMVDPEVRQEFFQELGRSVLFVTQTERGFEFEADHLTGVTEDLRSLEFDYALQIRDQFDLPRLFQFKNALLSLASYWYEYLLISWSYQWEPVVGIRNLPAQLFLKRKFFFADRNATLRMGRIIRLQPAPPEVREVSLQKLFPVTSAESKILKAPLTLQPSRVLAAKLSKQLCLNNLAKTRNKKIVFVFPVYLAVGGAERNLIVIMKALQSEYHFVVITTEKHSLCQGSLHHQVQELTSDIYDLAEIAAPEDFLNLLQVLQQSCRPELLLLTNGSPWLLAHSQQIRKLFADIPIIDHQVYDQQAGWIQHYTDPGIQSFDRFVAINRKIETVMETDQGIPRDRISQIYHALDSDRIRQFSQSEHNAQQVCHQHGLSADADYFIFLARLAPQKRPLLFLEMLKLLQERGSSTCFLMVGNGELQEQVDASIRSAGLRNLVRIPFVENPLELIAISRGMIFTSAYEGLPVAMLEALSLGVPVLSTNVGDVGHILEEYSAGMTIPVDSSATDLVQYFLQFQEKREQYVKNLKSGRNKILDRFSVENISAQYDGLFREAIQFKKAA from the coding sequence TTGCGATTATTTAAACCCGGTCCGATCCCGGACGGCAAATCTCTTGATCTGAGCGTCATCATCCCCACTTACAATCGTGCAGAGCGATTGTCCCGATTACTGTCAGCCTGGCTGGAAGTCGATGCCTTCACCAGTGTCAGCTACGAACTGATCTTCTCCGACGATGGTTCTGAGGATCAGACACGCGCCATCCTGAAATCGTACCAGCAGCAGTTGCCCATTCAGATTCTCGAAAATCAGCATGCCGGCCCTGCCAGCGCCCGTAACAGCGGGATCGCCGCTGCCCGGGGGCAGCGACTTTTATTTCTGGGCGACGATATTTATCCCGCAGCCAACCTGCTGGATGTGCACGACAGTCTCGGGCGTCGACTCGGAAAGCAGGTCGCGATTTTAGGGAAAGTCGACTGGCATCCCGAACAGGAACAGAACCACCTGATCAGGCATATCACAGAAATCGGGCACGAGCAGTTCAGTTATAGCGTGCTGCCGGAAAACAGTTATACTGATTTCAGGCACTTCTATACCTGCAATGTCAGTGTTTCCAGAGAGATGCTGGCCACAGAAAACATTAAGTTTGATACCCGCTTTTACAAAGTCAATTTCGAAGACATCGAACTTGCCTATCGGCTCTCAAAACGCGGAATGAAAATCTATTATGCACCGTCTGCCTGCGCCCTGCATTTTCATGAGTACGATGTCCGGCGTTTCTCCCGGCGACAGGAAACAGCTGGAGAAATGGCCCGGGTCTTTGTCGAACTGCATCCGGAAATCGACGACCTTTTACGGGTTTCAGAATTGATCTGTCAATATCATGATTTCCAGCAGACAGCTTTCTCGGACCCACTGCCTCGACCGCAACTACCCGATGTGCTCAGCAAGTGTGAACAATTCGAAGCAGACCTGAAGATGAATCCGGAAGATGCACACAAGCGGAAACTGCTCTCGATTTTGTATTCCCAGCTATTCAAACTGAAATTTTCTGCGGGCGTCCTGTCTGGTGACAACTTTTCCGACCGGTCCCGCGTCGAACAGTTTCTCTACGATCGTTACTTTGGACGCGATTATTGTAACCAGCTTTGTGGACTGACGATTTCAACTGAATATGATACGCGTGAACGGAACTGGTTTCATCTGTTGCAGTCGTATTTCCGTCTGTTGCATTATCGGCTGATTCCGTTCAGTCTGGGGGAATTGGGAGAGCTGATCAGCGATTCCGTGCGGCAGGAATCCGGAGAATTGCTGGCACAGCCGGACTTGAAGCAACTGGCACTGAATCAGACGCGAGAATACCTCAGACAATTTTCTCTCCTGCGCAGGACTTATCAACGGATCCGCCGACTGTCGCTACGACGAATTCGATTGAAAATCCGTCTGGCTCAACCGACGGATCATGAATTCCCCAGAGTCGCAATCATTTCCGCTGTGATGGTCGATCCGGAAGTCAGACAGGAATTTTTTCAGGAACTGGGACGTTCCGTGCTGTTCGTCACTCAGACTGAACGCGGCTTTGAATTTGAAGCAGATCACCTCACAGGAGTCACGGAAGATTTACGCTCGCTTGAATTTGACTATGCCTTACAGATACGTGACCAGTTTGACCTGCCCCGATTATTTCAATTCAAAAATGCACTGCTCTCGCTGGCCAGCTACTGGTATGAGTATCTGCTGATTTCCTGGTCCTATCAGTGGGAACCGGTGGTGGGGATCAGGAATCTGCCGGCTCAGTTGTTTCTGAAGCGAAAATTCTTTTTCGCGGACAGGAATGCCACACTCCGGATGGGACGCATTATCAGGCTCCAGCCTGCTCCACCAGAGGTACGGGAAGTCAGCCTGCAGAAGCTCTTTCCTGTCACATCTGCTGAGTCAAAGATACTTAAAGCCCCGCTCACATTGCAGCCTTCACGGGTATTGGCCGCTAAGTTATCCAAACAGCTCTGTCTGAACAACCTGGCAAAAACCAGGAATAAAAAGATCGTCTTTGTTTTTCCTGTCTATCTGGCGGTGGGGGGCGCGGAACGGAATCTGATTGTGATCATGAAAGCACTCCAGTCTGAATATCATTTCGTGGTGATTACGACGGAAAAGCACTCCCTATGCCAGGGCAGTCTGCATCATCAGGTGCAGGAATTGACCAGTGATATCTACGACCTCGCCGAAATTGCTGCCCCCGAAGATTTCCTGAATCTCCTGCAGGTGCTGCAACAGAGTTGCCGTCCCGAATTGTTGTTGCTCACCAATGGTTCTCCCTGGTTGCTGGCACACAGTCAACAGATTCGAAAGCTGTTTGCAGACATCCCGATTATCGATCATCAGGTTTATGATCAACAGGCGGGGTGGATTCAACATTATACAGACCCCGGGATTCAGAGCTTCGACCGCTTCGTGGCCATCAATCGGAAAATTGAAACCGTGATGGAAACGGACCAGGGTATTCCCCGGGATCGCATCAGTCAGATTTATCATGCCCTGGATTCCGATCGGATCCGCCAGTTTTCGCAATCGGAGCATAACGCGCAACAGGTCTGCCATCAGCACGGACTTTCTGCTGATGCAGACTACTTTATCTTTCTGGCTCGCCTCGCTCCTCAGAAAAGGCCGCTGCTGTTCCTGGAAATGCTGAAACTGCTTCAGGAGAGAGGCAGTTCAACCTGCTTCCTGATGGTGGGCAACGGGGAACTGCAGGAGCAGGTTGACGCATCAATTCGTTCCGCGGGTCTCCGAAACCTGGTTCGCATTCCCTTTGTGGAAAACCCGCTGGAACTGATCGCGATTTCCCGGGGTATGATCTTTACCTCCGCCTATGAGGGACTGCCGGTCGCCATGCTGGAAGCACTCAGTCTGGGAGTGCCTGTATTATCGACCAATGTGGGAGATGTGGGCCACATTTTGGAAGAGTATTCAGCCGGAATGACAATCCCCGTGGATAGCAGTGCTACAGATCTGGTGCAGTATTTCCTGCAGTTTCAGGAGAAACGGGAACAGTACGTGAAGAACCTGAAGTCAGGCAGAAATAAGATTCTCGACCGCTTCAGTGTCGAGAATATCTCTGCACAGTATGACGGTCTGTTCCGTGAGGCCATCCAGTTCAAGAAGGCAGCGTAA
- a CDS encoding DUF11 domain-containing protein: protein MPQPENRNSKWNQGEELTSEAETEAVDSGEYSDLADETAQEADWYSQEIDDDADEYDLSLKFEDFAPLWLQKAKSLYDSNPEWSVASALGVVALVLTTLLFLSMPAPSKEPVAAVSEPEIPFVLEPTVTYQDFDSEPIDTRLEVEPDAALPVELMESEPLLVSFGELPNTLVEHAAPRERMPEFTLPDFNIPPEPPAAAPELAMNVQRIQIIEREMLDPAIDEPFLVEANPTAIADPQQLEPGDRLLFDRSWQRIDLVRADQQSEPAIRPTLYHERFPGGEHVQVGREQPQERSRLDHLTRVTAPRQQEELEIEIRKQAPQEGSSQKLLTYSILVKNGGSSPVYDVQVEETISPTASLVDLSPSAEVNQNLVTWKLAQLDAGEERELQVKVFPNQEGQVQTSSAIRLASNVTSATEITAPELALQVKGPVAVTAGEVFAMDFVVTNEGQQSQLDVSLNLDLPEGLTHDQGRQLTFKIDQLAGNESRRLRARVKAVKTGQVTSQAVLVLQGRSLEEAALQQEVSAPAPQPEAKPAAPQQPAAPAKPATPTPAQPAPVTAPNCPCQPPVYYLPVPWMIP from the coding sequence ATGCCCCAGCCGGAAAACCGTAATTCGAAATGGAATCAGGGTGAGGAACTCACGTCTGAAGCGGAAACGGAAGCGGTCGACAGTGGGGAATACAGTGATCTCGCCGATGAGACTGCCCAGGAAGCGGACTGGTATTCACAGGAAATCGACGACGATGCCGACGAATATGACCTCTCCCTGAAGTTTGAAGACTTTGCACCGCTCTGGCTGCAGAAAGCCAAGTCATTATACGACAGCAACCCGGAATGGTCTGTGGCCTCTGCCCTGGGTGTTGTGGCATTGGTTCTGACCACCCTGCTCTTTCTGTCCATGCCTGCGCCTTCTAAAGAACCGGTGGCCGCAGTTTCTGAACCGGAAATTCCCTTTGTTCTGGAACCGACGGTCACTTACCAGGACTTTGACTCGGAGCCCATTGATACACGTCTCGAAGTCGAACCGGACGCCGCTTTGCCGGTGGAACTGATGGAGAGTGAACCGCTGCTGGTCTCTTTTGGAGAATTGCCAAACACTCTGGTAGAACACGCAGCACCCCGGGAAAGAATGCCGGAATTTACGCTGCCCGATTTCAACATCCCTCCCGAGCCTCCAGCGGCGGCGCCTGAACTGGCGATGAATGTTCAACGAATTCAGATCATCGAACGCGAGATGCTCGACCCTGCGATTGACGAACCATTTCTGGTTGAAGCGAACCCAACGGCGATAGCGGATCCACAACAACTGGAACCAGGCGATCGGCTGCTGTTTGATCGTAGCTGGCAGCGCATCGATCTCGTCCGGGCGGATCAACAGTCCGAGCCCGCCATTCGTCCCACCTTGTACCACGAACGTTTTCCGGGAGGAGAACATGTGCAGGTCGGACGCGAGCAACCACAGGAACGGAGCCGACTGGATCACCTCACACGCGTGACGGCACCACGTCAACAGGAAGAGCTCGAAATTGAAATCCGTAAGCAGGCTCCTCAGGAAGGGTCTTCTCAAAAACTGTTGACTTATTCCATTCTGGTTAAGAATGGAGGCAGCTCACCCGTTTATGATGTGCAGGTAGAAGAGACGATTTCTCCGACGGCGAGTCTGGTAGATCTTTCACCGTCGGCTGAGGTCAATCAGAATCTGGTCACCTGGAAACTGGCGCAACTGGATGCCGGCGAAGAACGGGAACTGCAGGTTAAAGTCTTTCCGAATCAGGAAGGTCAGGTACAGACCAGTTCCGCAATCCGTCTGGCCTCGAATGTGACTTCGGCCACCGAAATTACCGCCCCCGAACTGGCTCTACAGGTCAAGGGGCCCGTAGCGGTCACCGCGGGTGAAGTGTTCGCGATGGACTTTGTGGTAACAAATGAGGGACAGCAGTCCCAGTTGGATGTGAGTCTGAATCTGGATCTACCCGAAGGTCTGACGCACGACCAGGGACGTCAGTTGACTTTCAAAATTGATCAGCTGGCAGGAAATGAATCTCGAAGGTTGCGTGCCCGGGTGAAAGCAGTCAAAACGGGACAGGTCACCTCACAGGCCGTACTCGTCCTGCAGGGACGCTCGCTGGAAGAAGCCGCTTTGCAGCAGGAAGTCAGTGCTCCTGCTCCTCAACCAGAGGCCAAGCCAGCCGCACCACAGCAACCGGCTGCTCCCGCGAAGCCAGCTACTCCCACGCCAGCACAGCCGGCTCCTGTAACGGCTCCCAATTGCCCCTGTCAGCCGCCTGTCTATTATCTGCCTGTTCCCTGGATGATCCCCTGA
- a CDS encoding amidohydrolase family protein encodes MIWDLHCHLSGVDGKTVDERIAQLMVYADRMGVERLIFFMGWPFLIDPTPKQFREQNDQVMQAISHWHDRAFGFVYLNAKYVDESLEELDRCVKNGPMIGVKLWVAARCNDPAIDPIIKRAGELKALIYQHTWFKTGGNLTGESTPSDLALMAARHPEIPIIAGHTGGDWELGLRAIQNSPNLYAGIGGSDPTAGMTEMAVRTLGAERVLYGSDIGGRSFSSQLAKVQGADIPEVSKRLILGGNLKRLLTPILNEKGIKV; translated from the coding sequence ATGATCTGGGACCTGCACTGCCACCTCTCCGGGGTGGATGGAAAAACGGTCGATGAACGCATCGCCCAGTTAATGGTCTATGCTGACCGGATGGGCGTAGAACGCCTGATCTTTTTTATGGGCTGGCCCTTCCTGATCGATCCGACGCCCAAACAGTTCCGCGAGCAGAACGATCAGGTCATGCAGGCCATCAGCCACTGGCACGATCGGGCGTTTGGCTTCGTCTATCTAAACGCCAAGTATGTGGATGAAAGTCTGGAAGAACTGGACCGCTGCGTGAAAAACGGTCCCATGATCGGCGTTAAGTTATGGGTCGCTGCCCGCTGTAATGATCCCGCCATCGATCCGATTATCAAACGCGCGGGAGAACTCAAGGCCCTGATCTATCAGCACACCTGGTTTAAAACCGGGGGGAATCTGACAGGCGAATCGACGCCCAGCGACCTGGCCCTGATGGCAGCCCGACATCCCGAGATCCCCATCATTGCCGGACACACCGGAGGCGACTGGGAACTGGGTCTGCGGGCGATTCAGAACAGCCCCAATCTCTACGCGGGAATTGGTGGCTCCGATCCGACGGCCGGGATGACGGAGATGGCCGTCCGCACTTTGGGAGCCGAGCGAGTGCTGTATGGCAGCGATATCGGCGGCCGCAGTTTTTCATCTCAACTGGCAAAGGTTCAGGGAGCTGATATTCCCGAGGTATCTAAACGACTGATTCTGGGTGGTAACCTCAAGCGACTGTTGACCCCCATTTTGAATGAGAAGGGGATCAAAGTATGA
- a CDS encoding glycosyltransferase, with amino-acid sequence MVMDNLVSVVIPSFNHEQYIGSAILSVLNQTCQNLELIVIDDGSHDRSLEVIRQFQDPRLQLISQENAGAHAAINRGLKQARGDFLTVLNSDDLYEPERLEVCLQRFRDNPNLGLVASWINVIDEQSNLLKVKRGWENMPPWDLGSPAHTFQRTGNFSLNLLASNFVATTSNMVWKRSVYENVGGMRDLRFVHDWDYLLRVAGQFPCELIEQPLMSYRIHQTNTIRSNYDGMMFEICWVIAVNLGQLLGTQLFQDADAAAQARDLDLVYESINFQGNEKLVWLMQSYLAHLSRQGHPHPEEELIQNRELREYLISKVAKPQTTPARPHFLRQLRSQVQKIRQWIF; translated from the coding sequence ATGGTAATGGATAACCTGGTGTCAGTCGTGATTCCCAGTTTCAATCACGAGCAGTATATCGGATCAGCCATTTTATCTGTACTGAATCAGACCTGTCAGAATCTGGAACTGATCGTCATTGATGATGGATCACATGATCGCAGTCTGGAAGTGATCCGACAGTTTCAGGATCCGCGTCTGCAGCTGATTTCCCAGGAGAATGCTGGTGCGCACGCTGCCATAAATCGTGGACTGAAGCAGGCCCGGGGGGACTTTCTGACAGTCCTCAATTCCGATGATCTTTACGAACCCGAGCGGCTGGAAGTCTGCCTTCAGCGATTCCGTGATAATCCGAACCTGGGGCTGGTCGCCTCCTGGATCAACGTTATCGATGAACAGAGCAATCTGCTTAAGGTAAAACGGGGTTGGGAAAATATGCCCCCCTGGGACCTGGGATCTCCCGCACACACGTTTCAGCGGACCGGCAACTTCAGTTTGAATCTCCTGGCAAGTAACTTTGTCGCCACTACCAGTAACATGGTGTGGAAACGGTCGGTATACGAAAATGTCGGTGGTATGCGGGATCTGCGATTTGTGCATGACTGGGATTATCTGCTGCGGGTCGCAGGGCAGTTCCCCTGTGAGCTGATTGAACAGCCTCTGATGAGTTACCGTATCCATCAAACGAATACAATCCGATCCAATTACGACGGGATGATGTTCGAAATCTGCTGGGTGATTGCCGTCAATCTGGGCCAGTTACTGGGAACTCAGCTGTTTCAGGATGCAGATGCGGCTGCACAGGCCAGGGATCTGGACCTGGTGTATGAGTCGATAAATTTCCAGGGTAATGAGAAGCTGGTCTGGTTGATGCAGAGCTACCTGGCCCACCTGTCTCGTCAGGGACATCCCCATCCCGAGGAAGAACTAATTCAGAACCGGGAACTTCGCGAGTATTTGATCTCTAAGGTGGCGAAACCGCAAACAACGCCGGCACGCCCTCATTTTCTGCGCCAGCTCAGGTCACAGGTACAGAAAATCAGACAATGGATCTTTTAA
- a CDS encoding alkaline phosphatase D family protein, translating to MSACLSVTSSRLFLLGLLVFLVNHQCTTAYGQQLDRKQGEMAGEVDSSSVILQSRLTAPDLDKMGDVPGRAGVGRFEISTDRSFAKSRYTDWLTAKPESDFILKTKVTGLQPGTRYYYRLQFGATENKTETGPVNTFQTLPAPETVAEMSFVVVTGMNYRAFYKGLAGRPAYKGKDRDLGFPALASILKLKPDFFVGTGDNVYYDHPYDNPARTPAELRKKWHEQFVQPRYVDLFANVPTYWEKDDHDFRYNDCDLSKKKREPGVELGLETFREQVPVVDPDESDPITYRTYRMGKLLQVWFTENRDYRSNNRDKDGPEKTIWGKKQRAWLQETLQKSDATFKVLISPTPMIGPDGKGKIDNHTNINGFRHERDSFFQWIKEQKLDQNGFYIVCGDRHWQYHSIHPTGVEEFSTGALVDANSRLGVAPGNKKGTDPEGLVKQPYTSNPASGGFLYVKVTPKKEDSKALLQFLFYDEQGKLLHQVVKTQPLKP from the coding sequence ATGTCTGCCTGCCTCTCGGTAACGTCGTCACGCCTGTTTCTACTTGGCCTGCTCGTATTCCTGGTGAATCACCAATGCACTACCGCATACGGACAGCAGCTGGATCGTAAACAGGGAGAGATGGCAGGAGAGGTCGATTCCAGTTCCGTTATACTCCAGTCTCGACTGACGGCTCCTGATCTGGACAAGATGGGCGATGTTCCCGGCAGAGCAGGTGTGGGGCGTTTTGAAATCTCGACGGACAGGAGTTTCGCCAAATCGCGTTATACGGACTGGCTGACGGCCAAACCCGAATCTGACTTTATCCTGAAAACAAAGGTCACAGGCCTCCAACCGGGAACCCGCTATTACTATCGCCTGCAGTTCGGCGCAACAGAAAACAAAACCGAAACGGGCCCTGTCAATACATTCCAGACACTTCCCGCCCCCGAGACAGTAGCTGAAATGTCCTTCGTGGTCGTGACGGGAATGAATTATCGCGCCTTCTACAAAGGGCTCGCCGGGCGTCCCGCTTACAAGGGAAAAGATCGCGACCTGGGATTTCCGGCACTGGCCAGCATCCTCAAGCTCAAACCGGACTTTTTCGTGGGTACCGGGGATAACGTCTACTACGATCACCCCTACGACAATCCTGCCAGAACTCCAGCCGAGTTGAGAAAGAAATGGCACGAACAGTTCGTGCAACCACGCTATGTCGATCTGTTTGCAAACGTGCCGACCTATTGGGAAAAGGACGACCACGATTTTCGGTACAACGACTGTGACTTATCAAAGAAGAAGCGTGAGCCGGGAGTCGAACTCGGACTGGAAACTTTTCGCGAACAGGTGCCAGTCGTGGATCCGGATGAGAGTGATCCGATCACTTACCGTACCTATCGTATGGGCAAGCTGCTGCAGGTCTGGTTCACTGAGAATCGAGACTATCGCAGCAACAACCGCGACAAAGATGGTCCGGAGAAAACGATCTGGGGGAAGAAACAGCGTGCCTGGCTGCAGGAGACTTTGCAAAAATCAGACGCGACGTTCAAGGTGCTGATTTCTCCTACGCCAATGATCGGCCCCGATGGAAAAGGAAAAATTGACAATCACACCAACATCAATGGATTCCGCCACGAACGTGATTCGTTCTTTCAGTGGATTAAAGAGCAGAAGCTGGACCAGAACGGATTTTACATCGTGTGCGGCGACCGTCACTGGCAGTACCATTCGATTCATCCTACCGGTGTGGAAGAATTTTCCACCGGTGCCCTGGTTGATGCTAACTCGCGGCTGGGAGTCGCCCCGGGAAACAAAAAGGGGACCGACCCAGAAGGCCTGGTCAAGCAGCCATACACTTCGAATCCGGCTTCAGGTGGTTTTCTGTATGTCAAAGTCACGCCGAAAAAGGAAGATTCGAAAGCTCTGCTCCAGTTTCTGTTTTATGACGAGCAGGGTAAACTGCTGCACCAGGTTGTTAAAACGCAGCCTCTGAAACCCTGA
- a CDS encoding DUF6807 domain-containing protein yields the protein MNHALRLASFLILTVSLVVCHLETVIAENASLGTISIRAGKTPLQNQPVSVDLPDSQAVTQPVHLIDPASQEKIPAQIETRDGQSSRLWLIYPGTLAAGETKTLELKTGAAPATREVTIKDTGKAYQILIGQHEVLSYNYKHVPAPKDLHPLYGRSAHIHPIVTPDGKVVSDEFPPDHAHQSGQFLAYTNCIFEGRPTNFWEIKSNKGRVRFHKLLAKQSGPVFGELQVEQEFVDLTGPAEKVALKEIWTIRVWNQLEADPKYWMYDITSNARCASDSPLLLPEYHYGGMAIRGGRGWTKENCRFLTSNGKTRENGNHDRSRWCDISGRKTADESFGGFTILSHPQNFRFPEPVRIHPSMPYMVFTPSVLGAWKIEPGTPNISRYRFLVHDGPALSNTDQLWNSYAHPPQVALKLSAPTETEK from the coding sequence ATGAACCATGCACTACGCCTCGCAAGTTTTCTGATTCTGACCGTCAGTCTCGTGGTCTGTCACCTCGAAACGGTTATTGCAGAGAACGCTTCACTCGGCACGATCAGCATCAGAGCCGGGAAGACTCCGCTGCAAAATCAACCAGTGAGCGTGGACCTGCCTGATTCCCAAGCGGTTACTCAGCCGGTGCATCTGATTGATCCCGCTTCGCAGGAAAAGATTCCGGCCCAGATCGAAACCCGGGACGGGCAGTCAAGCCGTCTCTGGTTGATTTATCCCGGCACATTGGCAGCAGGTGAGACAAAAACGCTGGAACTGAAAACGGGAGCAGCACCTGCGACCCGCGAAGTGACGATCAAAGATACGGGTAAGGCTTACCAGATCTTGATTGGTCAGCATGAAGTCCTGTCCTACAACTACAAGCATGTCCCCGCGCCGAAAGACCTGCATCCGCTGTATGGCCGAAGTGCTCATATTCACCCGATCGTCACACCAGATGGCAAAGTCGTCTCGGATGAATTTCCTCCCGACCATGCTCACCAGAGCGGACAGTTTCTGGCGTATACCAACTGTATTTTTGAGGGACGCCCTACCAATTTCTGGGAGATCAAGAGTAACAAGGGCCGCGTACGGTTTCATAAACTGCTGGCAAAACAGTCTGGTCCGGTGTTCGGTGAATTACAGGTCGAACAGGAATTTGTCGACCTGACAGGACCTGCTGAAAAAGTCGCTTTGAAAGAGATCTGGACCATTCGAGTCTGGAATCAGCTGGAAGCGGATCCGAAATACTGGATGTACGACATCACCTCCAATGCACGCTGTGCGTCGGACAGCCCGCTGCTCCTGCCTGAATACCATTACGGCGGCATGGCGATCCGCGGTGGTCGGGGCTGGACGAAAGAGAACTGCCGTTTCCTGACATCGAATGGAAAAACCCGCGAAAACGGCAATCACGACCGCTCCCGCTGGTGTGATATTTCCGGACGGAAAACAGCCGATGAATCCTTCGGTGGCTTTACGATTTTAAGTCATCCGCAGAACTTTCGCTTCCCGGAGCCGGTTCGCATTCATCCCTCGATGCCTTACATGGTTTTTACCCCCAGTGTGCTCGGCGCCTGGAAAATAGAACCCGGGACGCCTAATATCAGTCGCTACCGATTTCTGGTTCACGATGGTCCGGCGCTCTCAAACACTGACCAACTCTGGAACAGCTATGCCCACCCACCCCAAGTCGCATTGAAACTGTCTGCTCCCACCGAAACTGAAAAATGA